The DNA region GATCCTTGAAGTCTTCTTTTCCATGAACCATAAAAGCTTCTATAACATTTGTAGAGTTCTTCCTGCACCTCTTTCCTTGACAGGGTTTCCGTTGGCATTATTGAATGTACCATATCGTAGTTGGCCCAATTAGAGTCTTCTATCCACCCATTCTTTTTTGCCTCCTCGAAAAGCTCAGTTCCAGGAAATGGCGTAAGAATAGCGAAAATGACAAAATCTGAATCCAATTCGTCAATGAACTTTCTTGATTCTGCGATTGATTCCGCTGTATCTTTGCGTTCACCTATTATGAACATCGCTTGGGCGAAGATGTCATTCTTTTTTAAGAGCTTAACCGCTTTCTTAGCGTCTTCAGGAGTAATATTCTTCCTGAAGGTTTCAAGCGTTGATTGGATTGAGTTTTCAACTCCTAGAAGGATCCAACGGAGACCTGACTTCCGCAATTTAGGTAGAGCGTCTTGATGTTTGATTATATCATCGCATCTTACTTGGGTAAACCACATCAAATCTTCAGAAAGCCCTTTCTGGATAATTTCTTTGGCTAGTTCACTAGCCCTTTTGCCTACTCCGAAGTCATCGTCTGCCAACCAGATGAATCGACTTCCATAATTCTCGAAATGCGCGCGCGCACAGTTTAATGAGTTGTCGGTTAAAATAGTAACTTAACATTTAGGGTCGAGTAATACCAGAAAGTCTTAGGACACTTAAGAGTTAAATTCTATCGTTTATCATACAAGTTCTGCTTCCCAAGGAGATTATGAGGGATGGGAGACCTCGAAAAAACCAGTCAAAAGGCAGATTCTGAAGAGAAGAAAGAATGCTACTTTTGTAAACCAATTAAATGGACTGCATTCGAAGTTCCACCAAAACTTACCAAATTTTTGTACTCAAGAAAAAACTTGTTTTTTGTTCTAATTATCGCATTTCTGGTCTATTTTATAACTTTTAATCAGCCAGAGATTGTAAGAAGAACCTTAACCACTTTTGTTTTTGCTGCAGGCTGTTGGATGCTCGAAGTATTTCCTTTACCAATAACTGGGCTTACAATACCTGTAATGCTAACTTTGTTAGGAGTATTTAATCCAAAAGAAGCCTTTGCTCCTTTTTCAAACTCAATTATATTCCTTATGATTGGAGGTCTTGTTTTGGGTCAATCAATAAAAAAACATGGATTAGATAAATGGATTGGATACAACCTACTAACTTACTCCAAAGGCAAAATAGATAGACTAATTTTGCTAGTTATAGCTGCCACTGCCTTCCTAAGCATGTGGATGTCAAACACTGTAGCAATAGCAGTAATTTTACCTGTTATTCTCTCAATACTGACAGCAATGCCTGAAGAACTTGTTAATCTTAAACGCAAGATGCTATTAGGAGTCTCTATAAGCACATCAATCGGTGGCACTGCCATGCTCACAGGAAGCACCCCTGCAATGATAGCTGGAGCATTACTGGGAGAAACAATTCCTTTTGGGTTCATTGAATGGGCATACTACGGCTTACCCGTTTCTCTGTTAATATTAGCAACATCCTTTTTGTTATTGAAAAAGTTGTACCCCTCTCCAAAAATAACACTAAACCTAGATGCAATAATTGAACAAAAAAAACAAATGGAAAAACTAACCACCACACAGAAAAAAATACTTCTAATTTTTTTGGGAACAATACTATTCTGGTTCATGGGAAGCCAGTTTGAAGGCTGGCTCGGATTGCCAACTTCAGTATCTAATGTAGCCATAGTTTCTGTAACTGCGGTTCTAATAATGTTCGGCCTAAACCTACTTGACCTCAAAGATTTACAATCAATCCAATGGGAATTAATATTTCTAGTAGGAGGCGGAATTCTATTGGGCGAAGCAATGATTGAATCTGGTGCAGCCAGCGGCATAAGCAGTGCCATAGCATCTATGCACGGTTCATCTCCCATAATAGTAATAATAGCCGTTTTAAGCCTGATTTCGCTTCTCTTAACGAATTTTATTTCAAACAGCGCAACCGCCGCAATTTTAATACCTATAGCAATTGAAACTGCAAACATTTTAGAAATGACACCAGTTCCTTTTGTAATGGCAGTAGCTCTAACAGCAACCATAGCATTCATAACGCCAGTAGGAGTACCCTCTACGGCCCTAATCTACTCAACAGGAATTATTCCTAGAAACAGGCTTATTAAAACAGGAATTTTAGCTGCAATACCCGCATTGTTAATAGTCCTTGCCATAGTTTACACATTTCCAGTTCCATAGAAAAAATACAGTTTAACAAGCAACTGAAAAATCTTAAGTAAAACTATAATTGAATACAAAAAGGGTCGTTACAATGTTAATTCAAACAGTAAAATCAGAGATAGTTTCACACCTTTCATACATCATAGGAAACAACAATGAGGCAGCAGTAATCGACCCCAGACGAGACTGCAAAATCTATCAACAAATTGCTAAGAACTGGGGAGCAAAAATAAACTATATTTTTGAAACCCATAG from Candidatus Bathyarchaeota archaeon includes:
- a CDS encoding SLC13 family permease, translating into MGDLEKTSQKADSEEKKECYFCKPIKWTAFEVPPKLTKFLYSRKNLFFVLIIAFLVYFITFNQPEIVRRTLTTFVFAAGCWMLEVFPLPITGLTIPVMLTLLGVFNPKEAFAPFSNSIIFLMIGGLVLGQSIKKHGLDKWIGYNLLTYSKGKIDRLILLVIAATAFLSMWMSNTVAIAVILPVILSILTAMPEELVNLKRKMLLGVSISTSIGGTAMLTGSTPAMIAGALLGETIPFGFIEWAYYGLPVSLLILATSFLLLKKLYPSPKITLNLDAIIEQKKQMEKLTTTQKKILLIFLGTILFWFMGSQFEGWLGLPTSVSNVAIVSVTAVLIMFGLNLLDLKDLQSIQWELIFLVGGGILLGEAMIESGAASGISSAIASMHGSSPIIVIIAVLSLISLLLTNFISNSATAAILIPIAIETANILEMTPVPFVMAVALTATIAFITPVGVPSTALIYSTGIIPRNRLIKTGILAAIPALLIVLAIVYTFPVP